The Cetobacterium sp. ZOR0034 genome includes the window AAAAGAAGAGTTACCAGAGTGCCCAGTAGCAACAACAATCCAACTCATTGGAAATAAATGGAAACTGTTGATTATAAAAAATTTACTTCATAAAACTTTTAGATTTAATGAGTTGAGAAGAGACATTCCGGGTATTAGCCAAAAGGTTTTAACGGAGAATCTTAAATCTCTAGAAAAAGATGGTCTTATAAATCGAAAAGTATATCCTGAAGTACCACTAAGAGTAGAGTATAATTTGAGTGAAGTAGGAAATAGCTTGAGGGGAATTATCAAGCATATGGAATTATGGGGAATAGAATATAAAAATAGAATATAAAAATAGAATATAAAATATTGCATCCAAATAAAAAAAGCTGTAGATAGTAACTTGTCTACAGCCTGAAACATTTAAGATAATTCTTATTATTTTTCATTATAAACTTCATTTAAGATTTTCATGAGGTCCTCACTTAAAAACTTCGATGCTATTTTTTCATATACTATATTTAATTCATTTATAATAGAATCTATAAAGGAACACATTTTAAGACCATCTTCTGTAAGAGAAACAGAATAACTTCGACCATCTTTATTTGAAGAATTTTTTTCAATGAAATTCATGTCTTCTAATTTCTTTAAAATTTTACTAACGGATGGTTTTTCAACTATTCCCATTTCGAAAATCTCTTTTGGCGTTATTTCAGAATTCTCTTTTATTTTCAAAAGAATAATAGCTTGAGAAGCTTCTAAATCTGTATCTTTTAAATGATGATTTAGATATTTTTTTTGATATCTATTT containing:
- a CDS encoding MarR family winged helix-turn-helix transcriptional regulator; translated protein: MKNNLAALISKLNRYQKKYLNHHLKDTDLEASQAIILLKIKENSEITPKEIFEMGIVEKPSVSKILKKLEDMNFIEKNSSNKDGRSYSVSLTEDGLKMCSFIDSIINELNIVYEKIASKFLSEDLMKILNEVYNEK
- a CDS encoding helix-turn-helix domain-containing protein — encoded protein: MLTKEELPECPVATTIQLIGNKWKLLIIKNLLHKTFRFNELRRDIPGISQKVLTENLKSLEKDGLINRKVYPEVPLRVEYNLSEVGNSLRGIIKHMELWGIEYKNRI